In Ferroplasma sp., a single window of DNA contains:
- a CDS encoding aminotransferase class I/II-fold pyridoxal phosphate-dependent enzyme yields MHGGDVYTFTEEQGTDRESVLDFSANMNDFINIKNMEIYGKDIKNYPENNLEQYKSILSENKFKNGNIAIVPGLTSFIHFYMAGLKGNAIIISPAFTEYNYARTDARRIELPFNAVNRNPEIIEYYNFDSLFLVYPDNPTGQIMRKDSLIKILDICLGKNADVFLDESFIWFVNNREVDESELIEAYHNLIIGRSLTKILSIPGLRLAYVLSSCENICRIENNLDPWRISQPALLYLRGCSMDFSGIPEKTEMERKYVIKSLKTMGMEPVGSPRANFVTFRLPKGINGEKMKKFLAARNIMIRILDDYPEFGSDYMRIGIKKRWKNAILLRSIKEYIGGLND; encoded by the coding sequence ATGCACGGGGGAGATGTTTATACATTTACAGAAGAACAGGGAACGGATCGGGAATCAGTACTTGATTTTTCCGCCAACATGAATGATTTTATCAATATTAAGAACATGGAAATATATGGAAAGGATATAAAAAATTATCCAGAAAATAATCTTGAACAATACAAATCCATACTTTCAGAAAATAAATTTAAAAATGGTAATATAGCCATTGTTCCGGGATTGACATCATTTATACATTTTTATATGGCAGGCCTCAAGGGCAATGCAATAATAATTTCCCCGGCATTTACAGAATACAATTATGCCAGAACCGATGCCAGGAGAATTGAACTACCCTTCAATGCTGTAAACAGAAATCCAGAGATAATCGAATATTATAATTTTGATAGTTTATTTCTTGTTTACCCGGACAACCCAACAGGGCAGATTATGAGAAAAGACAGCCTCATAAAAATTCTTGATATTTGCCTGGGAAAAAACGCAGATGTTTTTCTTGATGAGTCATTTATCTGGTTTGTAAATAACCGTGAGGTAGATGAATCAGAATTGATAGAGGCGTATCATAATTTGATAATAGGCAGGTCATTAACCAAGATACTCTCGATACCAGGTCTCAGGCTTGCGTATGTACTGTCCTCATGTGAGAATATATGCCGCATAGAAAATAATCTGGACCCGTGGAGAATCAGCCAGCCAGCACTCCTGTATCTGAGAGGCTGTAGCATGGATTTCAGCGGCATCCCGGAAAAAACTGAGATGGAACGTAAATATGTCATAAAATCTCTGAAAACAATGGGGATGGAACCGGTTGGGTCACCCAGAGCTAATTTTGTAACATTCAGGCTTCCCAAGGGAATTAATGGGGAGAAGATGAAAAAATTCCTTGCTGCAAGGAATATAATGATTAGAATCCTTGATGACTATCCAGAATTCGGTAGCGATTATATGCGCATAGGCATAAAAAAACGTTGGAAAAATGCAATCCTTCTCAGGTCGATAAAGGAGTATATTGGTGGTTTGAATGATTAA
- a CDS encoding phosphoserine phosphatase has product MTDLLEDFETKKEAIRDEVELHIKKRDEANAEAQKYAKLRDELNQKTHEMREQAKEKIAEKNDLIEKIKTLRDEKEVHYKNLSELKKNLREYKSSIGTGMDIKDIKAKEKELQYLEKRQQTTELKKDEENKIIVEIRRLTNEIKKSKTLREQELLKNDTIKELTDKINEERAKGEEYKKQIEELSNRISQLSDEINDELQKLDEVRKEADEKHEIFIKYSQESEAEHAAFIKAKGELKDMEKAIFSIRNKTKVTRKKEKESELQEKASELYEKFKAGEQLTTEDLLILQKAGFL; this is encoded by the coding sequence ATGACGGACCTTTTGGAAGATTTTGAAACAAAAAAAGAGGCAATCAGAGATGAAGTAGAACTCCATATTAAAAAGCGAGATGAAGCCAATGCAGAAGCGCAGAAGTATGCTAAATTACGTGATGAATTGAATCAAAAAACTCACGAAATGCGCGAGCAGGCTAAGGAGAAGATTGCGGAAAAAAATGATTTGATAGAAAAAATCAAAACACTGCGTGACGAGAAAGAAGTTCATTATAAAAATCTGTCTGAATTGAAAAAGAATCTGAGAGAGTACAAATCCTCCATTGGAACAGGCATGGATATAAAGGATATAAAGGCCAAGGAGAAGGAACTCCAGTATCTTGAAAAGAGGCAACAGACCACAGAGCTCAAAAAGGATGAGGAAAATAAGATTATTGTGGAAATAAGAAGGCTCACAAATGAGATTAAAAAATCAAAAACCCTTCGGGAACAGGAGCTTTTAAAGAATGACACAATAAAGGAACTCACCGATAAGATTAATGAGGAAAGGGCCAAGGGAGAGGAATATAAAAAACAGATAGAAGAACTGTCAAATAGGATATCCCAGCTCAGTGATGAAATAAACGATGAATTGCAGAAACTCGATGAGGTCCGTAAAGAGGCGGACGAGAAACACGAAATATTTATTAAGTATAGCCAGGAATCAGAGGCCGAGCATGCTGCATTCATAAAAGCCAAGGGCGAGTTAAAGGATATGGAAAAGGCCATATTCTCCATAAGAAACAAGACAAAAGTTACAAGGAAAAAGGAAAAGGAATCAGAACTTCAGGAGAAGGCTTCAGAACTCTATGAAAAGTTCAAGGCCGGAGAGCAGCTCACTACTGAAGACCTTCTGATACTCCAGAAGGCCGGCTTCCTGTAA
- a CDS encoding ABC transporter substrate-binding protein — MTSSMPDPETYPKKPRSTRKKWYAIIIVLMVVLSSFAILSLLHPSRLEPSIKVDSAQNYISPGENYTLTLKSNEAYRNITVEWGDNTETAMNYTGNTLSISHIYTSPGIYYIYYWANFSSGLYRSNTYIPVYVENQASSNRTAEGIITVLNSSIPSVVSNSNIYRPGTALNISIGNTGCPVNSTFKIISQSLTIYHNGTMEQNKSGYSTYSLNLGSGYYILKLITITGHGTANYKSTYYMDIPVNPNAILYINTVADSIVVDSLNPYSNLNPQEAYTAGDLEILYNTEQFLVGNGTSGYFPEVASSLPGPDGNSYTFHISHNVRFQNGIPVNAYDVYYSLVMDLLLEDKSPQTPGWILAQYLLPGNYHETNNYTNIMNAITYSNSTDTVTLNFTVHLSPSRVYGLLSSPGTFISSATNLSRNGEDISFTPAGFHAFKSANSNYTMENILADGPYEIEKSVPGKYITLIRNPEFTGTANNTAPSMDTVTIDYRNSYSAIYQDMRFNTSQIGVFPSSYTYLSGLASLSTYNITYNLSSIYNFNANINTTLLERFVPDANMPYNLFSNITVREAFYEAYPGNNLSMAKSLWRSFITNSTESSKYHIASNLYYSGSPLVIPLFTEAGISGSNISEFSKNLAAMVSNGSSFPIINEPVAFMNTYISAGINPMPVYEETLPEMNSSIYYSYLGSTENFTHSYANGFSYYAFNISNKNQSVLMKALNSNISSLVQNYNNTNLKNVKTLMNSTHMYILPIHRRVEMKIYYQSYLTMKNSITGSGIMLFNDIVA, encoded by the coding sequence ATGACATCCAGCATGCCTGATCCTGAAACCTATCCAAAAAAACCGAGATCAACAAGGAAAAAATGGTATGCAATTATAATAGTCCTAATGGTTGTTCTTTCCTCCTTTGCCATATTATCTCTTCTCCACCCATCAAGGCTGGAACCTTCTATAAAGGTGGATTCTGCCCAGAACTATATTTCTCCAGGGGAAAATTATACCCTGACTCTCAAATCTAATGAGGCTTACAGAAATATTACAGTAGAATGGGGGGATAATACCGAGACCGCAATGAATTATACTGGCAATACTCTATCAATATCGCATATCTATACCAGTCCAGGTATATACTATATTTATTACTGGGCAAACTTTTCATCCGGGTTATACAGATCAAACACATATATACCAGTATACGTAGAAAACCAGGCATCATCCAATAGAACGGCAGAGGGAATTATTACCGTCCTTAATTCATCAATTCCCTCTGTGGTTTCAAACTCGAATATATACAGACCAGGCACAGCATTAAATATCAGCATTGGCAATACTGGCTGTCCTGTCAACTCAACTTTCAAGATAATCAGTCAATCATTAACAATTTACCATAATGGAACCATGGAACAGAACAAATCGGGATATTCAACATACAGTTTAAATCTAGGCTCTGGGTATTACATACTCAAACTAATTACCATAACAGGTCATGGCACTGCAAATTATAAATCCACATATTATATGGATATACCGGTTAATCCCAATGCAATATTATATATTAACACCGTTGCAGATTCCATTGTTGTTGATAGCCTAAATCCATATTCTAATCTCAACCCGCAGGAAGCGTACACAGCCGGAGATCTTGAAATACTTTACAACACAGAACAATTTCTAGTTGGCAACGGCACATCCGGTTATTTCCCGGAAGTCGCATCCAGCCTTCCTGGGCCGGATGGGAATAGCTATACATTCCATATAAGTCATAACGTCAGGTTCCAGAATGGCATTCCTGTGAATGCATACGACGTATACTACTCGCTGGTGATGGATCTTCTCCTGGAAGATAAATCACCGCAAACACCGGGGTGGATACTGGCACAGTACCTTCTGCCCGGTAACTATCATGAAACAAATAATTATACGAATATCATGAATGCCATAACATACAGTAACAGTACAGATACAGTGACTCTCAATTTTACAGTACATCTGAGCCCCAGCAGGGTCTACGGCCTGCTCTCATCGCCAGGCACATTCATATCATCTGCTACCAATCTGAGCAGGAATGGCGAGGACATATCCTTCACCCCCGCAGGTTTCCACGCTTTCAAGTCAGCTAACTCAAATTATACCATGGAGAATATACTGGCTGACGGCCCATACGAGATAGAAAAATCCGTGCCAGGAAAGTATATTACACTGATCCGCAATCCAGAATTTACCGGCACAGCTAATAATACGGCACCTTCCATGGATACTGTTACAATAGACTACAGAAATAGTTATTCTGCCATATACCAGGACATGAGATTCAACACATCACAGATAGGCGTGTTTCCATCTTCTTACACATATTTATCAGGGCTGGCCTCGCTATCCACATATAATATTACATATAACCTTTCATCCATATACAACTTCAATGCCAATATAAACACAACACTTCTGGAGAGATTTGTCCCAGATGCCAATATGCCGTATAATTTATTCTCAAACATAACAGTCAGGGAGGCATTTTACGAGGCTTATCCAGGAAATAATCTATCAATGGCTAAAAGCCTGTGGCGTTCCTTTATAACCAACTCCACAGAGTCTTCTAAATATCATATTGCCAGTAATTTATATTACAGTGGTAGCCCGCTGGTTATACCTTTATTCACAGAGGCAGGGATATCTGGGTCCAATATATCTGAGTTTTCCAAGAACCTTGCAGCTATGGTCAGTAATGGTTCAAGCTTCCCAATAATAAACGAACCAGTAGCATTTATGAATACTTACATATCAGCAGGAATTAACCCCATGCCGGTTTACGAGGAAACATTGCCTGAAATGAATTCCTCTATTTATTATTCATATCTGGGCAGCACAGAAAATTTTACACATTCATATGCCAATGGATTTAGTTATTATGCATTCAACATTTCAAATAAAAATCAGTCAGTTTTGATGAAGGCGCTTAATTCAAATATTAGCAGCCTGGTTCAGAATTATAATAACACAAATTTGAAAAATGTAAAAACTTTGATGAACAGTACTCATATGTATATATTACCAATTCACAGAAGGGTTGAAATGAAAATTTATTACCAGTCATACCTGACCATGAAAAATAGTATTACAGGGTCAGGAATTATGCTTTTCAATGATATAGTTGCATAA
- a CDS encoding cobalamin biosynthesis protein — MINGAELLILIVTLAFILDIIMGEPPNIIHPVVIIGRTISKFKPYFMRYHNRILAGCLFLLWVIILNSLPVIIVLYILYRPGNILFLIAFIIIYVYFLKSTFSINSMGKHIKRIVNSIKDHDIIMARKHTSMVVRRPTDNMDIHGIASASIETIAEGFVDGYLTPLFFYSFFGLAGALVSRVINTMDSNIAYRESQYYEIGRCTAIGDSIINFFGSRMVPGIFRISAFLMGYSAGKTRIVNTTDSLNAGYSIGSMASVLNVRLEKIGEYIINNQGQQPEVEDIRKAMNIYYVSAALFLILFIIPVIAILFFIHLLVIL; from the coding sequence ATGATAAACGGTGCGGAACTACTGATACTTATAGTTACTCTAGCTTTTATACTGGATATTATTATGGGAGAACCGCCCAATATTATACACCCTGTTGTGATAATTGGACGTACGATTTCAAAATTTAAACCATATTTTATGAGGTACCACAATAGAATACTTGCCGGGTGCCTATTCCTTCTATGGGTTATAATATTGAACTCCTTGCCGGTTATAATAGTTCTCTACATTTTATACCGGCCGGGAAATATTTTATTTTTGATCGCATTTATAATAATATATGTATATTTCTTGAAAAGCACATTTTCTATAAATTCAATGGGAAAGCACATAAAGCGTATTGTGAATTCAATAAAAGATCATGATATTATCATGGCCAGAAAGCATACATCTATGGTTGTGAGAAGACCAACAGATAATATGGATATACACGGTATTGCATCTGCATCCATAGAAACCATAGCAGAAGGATTCGTTGATGGATATTTAACACCATTATTTTTTTATTCCTTCTTTGGACTGGCCGGCGCGCTGGTGTCAAGAGTGATAAATACCATGGATTCAAATATTGCATACAGGGAGTCACAGTATTATGAAATTGGAAGGTGCACTGCAATAGGAGATTCCATCATAAATTTTTTCGGTTCCAGGATGGTACCGGGAATATTCAGGATCAGTGCGTTTCTGATGGGATACAGCGCCGGAAAAACAAGAATTGTCAATACAACTGACAGCCTGAATGCTGGTTACAGCATTGGGTCAATGGCCTCAGTATTAAATGTTAGACTTGAAAAAATAGGCGAATATATAATTAACAATCAGGGGCAACAGCCAGAGGTGGAAGATATCAGGAAGGCCATGAATATATACTATGTGTCAGCGGCCTTATTTCTCATTCTCTTTATTATTCCTGTTATTGCTATACTATTTTTTATACACCTTCTAGTGATTTTATGA
- a CDS encoding radical SAM protein, whose amino-acid sequence MSMAYNSNYWYDYLKSKEITEKDAKELLDMDIYSLMSLGDSLTSLEVGDRVSYAVSYNINYSNYCTASCPICAYYVPYKIKKYNPEKGFELSVEDVHNEAMKAKDLNVTEIHIVGGFNPDLSIEYYENIFREVKKVLPDITLKTFTIPEIDFIARTTGNSIPEVIDRFRKAGMDAHTGGGAEIFNENIRKQITTPEKISGEKWLEDAKLIHSLGIKGNSTMTYGTVEGYDDIINHMIRLRDNQLEQPGFLSFIPLKFSIENTPLYKMGKVRMPASGDKDIKVYALARAILGKSIRNISVYWVALGKELAQVALMSGGSDLVGTAFSEKVFGATNRKTSGSVEELNHMVEEIGKVPALRDTFYNIKEYY is encoded by the coding sequence ATGTCAATGGCTTATAATAGCAATTACTGGTATGATTACCTGAAGAGCAAAGAAATTACTGAAAAGGATGCCAAGGAATTACTTGATATGGATATTTATTCCCTAATGTCATTGGGAGATTCTCTAACATCGCTTGAGGTTGGGGATAGGGTTTCATATGCTGTATCATATAATATAAATTATTCAAATTACTGCACCGCCTCATGCCCTATATGCGCCTATTATGTTCCGTATAAAATAAAGAAATACAATCCGGAAAAGGGATTTGAATTATCCGTCGAAGATGTACATAATGAGGCCATGAAAGCAAAGGACCTCAATGTTACCGAGATACATATTGTAGGCGGGTTTAACCCGGATTTAAGCATAGAATACTATGAAAATATATTCAGGGAGGTTAAAAAGGTGCTTCCAGATATAACTTTAAAAACATTCACAATACCGGAAATAGATTTCATTGCAAGAACCACAGGAAACTCAATACCGGAGGTAATAGACAGGTTCAGGAAGGCGGGAATGGATGCCCATACGGGCGGTGGTGCCGAGATATTCAATGAAAATATAAGGAAGCAGATTACAACACCGGAGAAGATATCCGGAGAAAAATGGCTGGAGGACGCCAAACTTATTCACAGCCTTGGAATTAAAGGCAATTCAACAATGACCTATGGAACTGTGGAGGGATACGATGACATTATAAATCATATGATCAGATTGAGGGATAACCAGCTTGAACAGCCAGGATTCCTATCATTCATTCCATTAAAATTCAGCATAGAAAATACACCCCTTTACAAGATGGGAAAGGTCAGGATGCCTGCTTCCGGTGATAAGGACATAAAGGTTTATGCTCTGGCAAGGGCAATTCTGGGGAAATCCATCAGAAATATAAGTGTTTACTGGGTTGCTCTGGGAAAGGAGCTGGCACAGGTTGCACTGATGTCAGGAGGAAGCGATCTTGTGGGCACTGCATTCAGTGAGAAGGTTTTTGGCGCAACAAACAGAAAAACTTCTGGAAGCGTGGAGGAACTTAATCATATGGTTGAGGAAATAGGAAAGGTCCCTGCATTGAGAGATACATTTTATAATATCAAGGAGTACTATTGA
- a CDS encoding cobyric acid synthase: MIKMIQVLGTASDSGKSTMAMALCRYFSRKGYSVAPFKAINMSLNSISLADSSEISRAQWLQAIASGSEPSMYMNPFLIKPEGMGKSQIIVQGKSIGSLKVNDYYEYLKSNAESVIRESLRELSGKYDIIIAEGAGSAAEINMEGRDFANIFVSSIYRTPAIIISDIERGGVFASLYGTVKLMSNNELVKYLVINRMRGSTSMLQSGIEKLERLTGKTVIGVIPYSEFTLPGEDSLNYTKSGIHNSRICVIRYPHMENYSDMDPFYLLNIGFTFVDASNIKVLDESDIIILPGSKIVSEDLYYLEKSGIAEKLKSIYKNKTIIGICGGYQMLGKKIIDKNRVESDETEIKCMGILDVETEYMDKKQTGKVEYVLNSGIFGENLPETGYEIHYGRSIENHEKPFAFVDGMPEGSVHGNVYGTNIHGIFENRYILKRIMKADIDDYRGTLEKNIEYTEKIFTNNMDMQKIEKLVL, from the coding sequence ATGATTAAAATGATACAGGTACTGGGCACAGCTTCAGATTCCGGAAAAAGCACAATGGCAATGGCCCTGTGCAGATATTTTTCCCGCAAAGGATACAGTGTTGCCCCGTTTAAGGCAATAAATATGTCACTAAACTCAATATCCCTGGCAGATTCCTCAGAGATATCCCGTGCCCAGTGGCTTCAGGCAATTGCCTCTGGATCAGAGCCTTCAATGTACATGAATCCATTCCTGATTAAACCTGAGGGCATGGGCAAATCCCAGATAATAGTTCAGGGTAAATCAATTGGATCATTGAAAGTAAATGATTATTATGAATATCTGAAGTCCAATGCGGAAAGCGTTATCAGGGAATCCTTAAGAGAGCTTTCCGGTAAATATGACATTATTATAGCCGAGGGTGCAGGTTCTGCTGCAGAAATAAACATGGAGGGTAGAGATTTTGCAAATATATTTGTTTCCAGTATTTATAGAACACCGGCAATAATTATTTCTGATATAGAACGGGGAGGGGTTTTTGCATCACTTTATGGAACAGTGAAGCTAATGAGCAATAACGAACTTGTGAAATACCTGGTTATTAACAGGATGAGGGGAAGTACATCCATGCTACAAAGCGGTATAGAAAAACTGGAGCGGCTCACAGGAAAAACTGTAATAGGGGTAATTCCGTATTCTGAATTTACCCTCCCAGGTGAGGATTCCCTCAACTATACAAAATCTGGGATACATAATAGCAGGATATGTGTTATAAGATACCCACACATGGAAAACTACAGCGATATGGATCCATTTTATTTGCTAAACATAGGATTTACCTTTGTTGATGCTTCAAATATTAAAGTGCTGGATGAAAGTGATATTATAATACTTCCCGGTTCAAAAATTGTATCTGAGGATTTATATTATCTGGAAAAAAGTGGCATAGCAGAAAAATTGAAGAGTATTTACAAAAATAAAACTATAATAGGAATCTGTGGGGGTTACCAGATGCTGGGGAAAAAAATTATAGACAAGAATAGGGTGGAATCAGATGAAACTGAGATAAAGTGCATGGGCATTCTTGATGTTGAAACAGAATATATGGATAAAAAGCAAACCGGGAAGGTTGAATACGTGCTGAATTCTGGAATTTTCGGAGAAAATTTACCGGAAACTGGATATGAAATACATTACGGGAGGAGTATTGAAAATCATGAAAAACCCTTTGCTTTTGTGGATGGCATGCCTGAGGGATCTGTACATGGGAATGTATATGGCACCAATATACACGGGATATTTGAAAACAGATATATTCTAAAAAGAATAATGAAGGCAGACATTGATGACTACCGTGGAACACTGGAGAAAAATATAGAATATACTGAGAAGATTTTCACGAACAATATGGATATGCAAAAGATAGAAAAACTGGTATTATGA
- a CDS encoding DUF131 domain-containing protein: protein MNGRLAAIFLILAGFIILIMLALEGLVQFGIFLFIPFAVSTDPLTVLPFIMIFSGVVLFFISVPVPYKGDINTDMQDKEEDKNGKKSKIGGLVMIGPIPIIFGNDKKLIYIYMAVAACIIILYILSIFNLL, encoded by the coding sequence ATGAATGGCAGGCTAGCAGCTATATTTTTAATTCTGGCCGGGTTTATTATTTTAATTATGCTGGCACTGGAAGGACTGGTGCAGTTCGGTATATTTCTTTTCATCCCCTTTGCGGTAAGTACAGATCCACTTACGGTGTTGCCATTTATAATGATATTCTCCGGCGTTGTCCTATTTTTTATTTCAGTTCCAGTTCCATATAAAGGTGATATAAATACTGATATGCAGGACAAGGAAGAGGATAAGAACGGCAAAAAATCAAAAATAGGCGGCCTTGTAATGATTGGTCCCATTCCCATAATATTCGGCAACGACAAAAAATTAATTTATATATACATGGCGGTGGCTGCCTGCATTATAATCCTCTATATCTTATCTATATTCAATCTTCTATAA
- a CDS encoding NDP-sugar synthase, translating into MTIKAVVMAGGKGTRLRPITYSIPKPVVPIAGKPCMLYLLDSYYSAGIKDVIVTTGYKFSSLITSIIENRHDDQTILFSVEKEPAGTAGSVKLVSNFIDDTFIVGSGDILSDFNISEILEFHKNMGAKITVVLTEVEDPRQFGIVELENNKIVRFLEKPDKDQTFSHIANTGIYIIEPEIMEYIKKIPYDFAKDLFPELMKQNVDIYGYMGKGVWLDTGRPNDLIIANQIMVEKYGKSYSEDFISGKNIIMDMIGLQKTRINRCYTGMGIKAGNNVTMTSSAVYSNAVLGDNVEITNSLLMENVTVKSGTKIKNSVIMRNCIIGEDSEILDSIIAPDMDLMGKSRIYNVSLASKIIED; encoded by the coding sequence ATGACTATAAAAGCAGTGGTTATGGCCGGGGGAAAGGGTACCAGACTCAGGCCTATAACATATTCAATCCCCAAACCGGTGGTGCCCATAGCCGGAAAGCCATGCATGCTGTATTTACTGGATTCTTACTACAGCGCCGGCATTAAGGATGTTATAGTTACCACAGGATATAAATTTAGCTCCCTTATAACAAGCATAATTGAAAACAGGCATGATGACCAGACAATACTGTTTTCTGTAGAAAAAGAGCCTGCTGGAACTGCCGGCAGTGTAAAATTAGTTTCCAACTTTATTGATGACACGTTTATAGTTGGTAGTGGTGATATACTTTCTGATTTTAATATATCTGAAATACTGGAATTCCATAAAAATATGGGAGCCAAAATAACTGTGGTGCTTACAGAGGTGGAGGATCCCAGGCAGTTCGGGATAGTGGAACTTGAAAATAATAAGATAGTGAGATTCCTGGAAAAGCCGGATAAGGATCAGACATTTTCACATATAGCAAACACAGGAATATACATAATAGAACCAGAAATTATGGAATACATTAAAAAAATACCATATGATTTCGCCAAGGATCTGTTTCCAGAACTTATGAAACAGAATGTCGATATATATGGATACATGGGGAAGGGAGTATGGCTTGATACAGGAAGACCAAACGATCTTATTATTGCGAACCAGATTATGGTGGAAAAATATGGGAAATCGTACAGTGAGGATTTTATCAGTGGGAAAAATATAATAATGGATATGATCGGGCTTCAAAAGACCAGAATAAACCGTTGTTATACAGGTATGGGAATTAAAGCTGGAAATAATGTAACCATGACCAGTTCTGCGGTATACAGTAATGCGGTACTTGGAGATAATGTCGAAATAACCAACTCTCTCCTTATGGAAAACGTAACCGTGAAATCCGGGACAAAAATAAAAAATTCGGTTATAATGAGAAATTGCATAATCGGGGAGGATTCAGAGATACTGGACAGCATAATAGCACCGGATATGGATTTAATGGGAAAATCTAGGATATATAATGTTTCTCTGGCCTCAAAAATTATAGAAGATTGA